The following coding sequences lie in one Phyllopteryx taeniolatus isolate TA_2022b chromosome 4, UOR_Ptae_1.2, whole genome shotgun sequence genomic window:
- the cd7al gene encoding cd7 antigen-like — MSAIRNLWTLLVIHSVFVCGDIQFLERQEGDSVELPCAIEPRSRSTLGFYLKRTWLHPGSVLFKYTGSDARVNAAADERRLAVGGDPSSHSLTVTLSELTVNDTDRYYCEFVVANPSSEDERVPGDTEFFLLVNAVEIGRIEVCAGGSAVISCLPPRGEDLPVEGVSLTRRRGRAPAELLYHTKRHLGDGPASASASSSSSRFQLRSAPGPGGFTYNLTLRHLRPEDGGLYSCQLLLRGRPDTRVSLDTRRAVFVSVEGGPCGCSNYPTLLYALSSAVLVLIVLLILTLIYHKRARTRAASRPPAPIYEEMAGVKTLSTKLDDCEVSEYRNCKRKKTCPENHYETPIRSAF, encoded by the exons ATGAGCGCCATCCGCAACCTCTGGACTCTACTGGTGATTCACAGCGTATTCG TGTGCGGCGACATTCAGTTCCTGGAGAGGCAGGAGGGTGATTCAGTGGAGCTCCCCTGCGCCATCGAGCCCAGGAGCCGCTCAACTTTGGGCTTCTACTTGAAGCGCACGTGGCTTCACCCAGGCTCAGTACTCTTCAAATACACCGGCAGCGATGCGCGCGTGAACGCCGCCGCCGACGAACGCCGCCTGGCGGTCGGAGGTGACCCGAGCAGCCACTCTCTGACCGTCACCTTGTCCGAGCTGACGGTCAACGACACGGACCGCTACTATTGCGAGTTTGTGGTGGCCAACCCGTCGTCTGAGGACGAACGCGTGCCGGGAGACACCGAATTTTTCCTCCTGGTCAATGCCG TGGAAATAGGGCGTATTGAGGTTTGTGCGGGGGGCTCGGCCGTCATCTCCTGTCTCCCCCCTCGCGGCGAGGACCTTCCGGTGGAGGGCGTGAGCCTGACGCGGCGGAGGGGCCGAGCACCCGCGGAGCTGCTCTACCACACCAAGCGGCACCTCGGTGACGGGCCCGCGTCCGCCTCCGCCTCCTCTTCATCTTCGCGCTTCCAGCTGCGGTCGGCCCCGGGCCCCGGGGGCTTCACGTACAACCTCACCCTGCGACATCTGCGGCCCGAGGACGGCGGCCTGTACAGCTGCCAGCTCCTCCTACGCGGCCGCCCCGACACTCGCGTCTCGCTAGACACGAGGCGAGCCGTCTTTGTTTCGGTGGAAG gagGTCCATGCGGCTGCTCCAACTACCCAACTCTGCTGTACGCGTTGTCCTCGGCGGTGTTGGTCCTCATCGTGCTCCTCATTTTAACGCTCATCTATCAC AAACGAGCACGCACCCGAGCCGCCTCACGCCCTCCGGCGCCCATCTACGAGGAGATGGCCGGCGTGAAGACCCTCAGCACCAAGCTGGATGATTGCGAGGTGTCCGAGTACAGGAACTGCAAAAGGAAGAAAACCTGCCCGGAAAACCATTACGAAACTCCCATTAGGTCAGCTTTCTAA